The segment gttctcacacagcggcctaatgttctcacacaacggcctaatgttctcacacagcggcctaatgttctcacacagcggcctaatgttctcacacagcggcctaatgttctcacacagcggcctaatgttctcacacagcggcctaatgttctctcacacagcggcctaatgttctcacacacaacggcctaatgttctcacacagcggcctaatgttctcacacagcggcctaatgttctcacacagcggcctaatgttctctcacacagcggcctaatgttctcacacacaacggcctaatgttctcacacagcggcctaatgttctcacacagcggcctaatgttctcacacagcggcctaatgttctcacacagcggcctaatgttctcacacaacggcctaatgttctcacacagcggcctaatgttctcacacagcggcctaatgttctcacacaacggcctaatgttctcacacagcggcctaatgttctcacacagcggcctaatgttctcacacagcggcctaatgttctcacacagcggcctaatgttctcacacagcggcctaatgttctcacacagcggcctaatgttctcacacagcggcctaatgttctcacacagcggcctaatgttctcacacagcggcctaatgttctcacacagcggcctaatgttctcacacagcggcctaatgttctcacacagcggcctaatgttctcacacagcggcctaatgttctcacacagcggcctaatgttctcacacaaCGGCCTAATGACAGATATCTGTCAGAGAAAAATCAAGAGGAAACAGAATCTTTCCCGAAAAGTAGACTGATGATGTCACAGTGtatacactccccccccccccccccccccccgtctctgtTCTTCAGTCCATATGTTCCAAAACTAAACTTTCCAAACTCCCATCAGCCACTACGTCATCTGGTCAGTCCAGCAATCATGGAGCTAGAAGAGAACCCAAACTGTCATTTTATACAAGATGTCAATAGCCTTTTATAGGCTCCATTCCTGTAGACTGTTAGCCTTGTACGAACCATCCTGATCTCTCAAGCTTACATTCTGTTTCGCTACATATATCCTTATAGCCGAAACAAAATGTATGCTCGCGAGATCAGGGTGGTTCATACAAGGCTAGTAGGCTGTGGCCTATGCCTGTCGATTCACATTGCACAACACAATAATAGGCTATTGTTTTGTTTATTATCCCAtgaaacagtaggcctacatcactactACTAGGCCTATTAGACTAGGCTACACTTGAAaacgaaagaaagagagaaagagagaaagaaagaaagagaaagacaggcagacaggcagacaggcagacagacagacagacagacagacagacagacagacagacagacagacagacagacagacagacagacagacagacagacagacagacagacagaaagaaagaaagaaagaaagaaagaaagaaagaaagaaagaaagaaagaaagaaagaaagaaagaaagaaagaaagaaagaaagaaagaaagaaagaaaaagagaaaaatgAAGAAAAATAACATGGAACCTTTTCTGACAAGAAATCTTGGAGATGCTACCAAATGATATGCAAATACACATGGTGCTGCTTACCAACAATGAACTGAAGTAAATTTTTCCAAATTGCTACATTTCCTTTGAATAGTACAGTTAAATATTACATGTTACAATTGACAATACGGCAAGTATAGCCCTTCATAGACCTCCTTCATTATCCTCCGTCTTGAACCGTAGTCCATTGAAAAGCGACCTTGTTTCTTTAAGATTCGACTGTCAGCCATCAACGGGTCTGTCTGTTCATTGTTGAAGAGAGAGCGAGTTGAGGTTGATGTTTTGGGGACTGAGGACAAGTCGTGCATAATATCACCCGAGCAGCTGCGGTGGAAAGCAGCACAGATCGCCTCTGTTGAGCGCACATCCTACCAGAGACAACATGGGTGAGTTATCTAAGTTTGTTAAGGTACCTCTAGTAGGCTATTTATAGCCAACCAACCACAAACAAACGATACGTTTTCTTTGGTATTCTTTGAATGATTTTCGCATTGTAACATATAATATTAGGCAATGGCTGGCATGGAAGGGTAAGATTGCCTATACTCACTGGTGATGCCAGTACTATGTGATTAATTTAATGCTTCTAGAGGCACATACTGGCCTACTTTTCAGAAGTGCCTTGTCGCGTTTGCGTTCACTTACAATTTCTTCATTTTTTACCGAAATACCGTGTTCTAAGTAGTATTTGTTTGAGGAAAGTAGCAAGTGAATTAATTATAGGTCACTTTGCAACAATTTGAACAAAATGGGCTTCGGTTCCTAAAAATGTTAAACTTGCTTCCTCGGGCCTACAGGGCTGTGGTGTAACTGAGAAGTTAATTGAGGTTCCTAATAGGTCCGTATCTTTATTAGGATTGTTGAGGGACTTGAGGTCAGAACGGTGTAAATAGAGACAAGTGGAAACTGTTTAAACTAGAGCGAGAACCCCTGCACCTGTTGCTGGGGGACTATGCTATTTTCCTTCCTATGTGTACAGAGAAGTACTGCTATTTTGTCAAAATAACAAAATTGCTTGAACATAAGTATTGAGACTATACAAGTAAAGTGTTGATTATCAAGTGTTGGTTATCACTGCATGTGATGGCGGTTAGTCAGTGTTCTTTCATTGGCAAACTTTTTAATTGGTTTAAAACTAATTTCCACACTGGTGTTGTTATGCAACCTGGAAGACAGTCTgatctctcgctcacacacacaaccctggaGTCGCCGAGTGCATGTGTATGCTTCTCCTTCCTGCCATCTGTGCCGACTGTTATAATGGTACCAGCTCCAGCCAGTCTTCTGAGATCTTTCCCCACTTCCACCACAGACTAGTGGATGTCCCTCTGGTTATCAcaagcctccttctgctcctatAAACCCCAGTGTGGGTGCTGGAGGTGGCTCTGGCTATTGTTTGCATGACATTGGTGGCCCTTGTCTTCCCAAACTGCACCGGGACAAAGAACATTGTCTCTGCAGTCACACAAGCAGCCTCTCTCTTCTTCGTCTCTCTTTCGCTGTCCTCCATCTTTTCTCACTGTCCCCATGGTGTGAGCGGTGATTGGAGCTGGGGTTAGTGTTGGGACAAACAGACAGATCCTCACGTCCTGAGGACCCATTCACAGCACTTGACTCTGGGGAAGAATGCCACGTATCGAGCAGACAGACCAAACACTACTGTACATAGAAAACAGTCCAAGGCCTCAGAGTAACTCAGGGATGAGCTATTTTACGACCACAGCTGGATAGTGTAATAACTGTAGACAGATCCTTCCAGTATACAGTTGTTTATCCATCCATGTAGTCACAGTGACGTTATGTTAACATTAACACTCCCCTGGTGTTGTTATAGCCTGTCTTGGTTGTTGTGACTGCTGTAGTAAGTGCCTGGGAGGATTGCCCTATGCTTCTCTCGAGGTAAGCCATACGTAACCCTACATTAACCCCTATGtcgttctgtcctgtcctatagGTTGTTATGACTGCTGTATGAAGTGCCTGGGAGGAGTACCATATTGCTCGCTGGTGGCCACTCTGCTGTGTTTCTCAGGGATAGCTCTGTTCTGTGGCTGTGGTCACCAGGCCCTCACTGAGACGGAGAGACTCATCGAGACATACTTCGCCCGTAACCTACAGGACTACATTACCCTGGCCTACCTGTGAGTGGCTCAAAAGCTATtgctttaccccccccccccccccccccaaggaatATCTGTAACTGATTAGAAAATGGGTGGCCAAGACTTaaagctgggctggaacaaaaacctCAATTGTTTTGGTGATCGGCCACCTCTGGTTTAGATGTCCCCTAGGTCTACTGTATAAGTATTTTAAACTAAATGGTAGACCTACTGTTAATGGTAGACCTACTGACCTCTGTACTGATGTCCtaatacttttttccctcctcttctccccctgccCCGCCGCCTCTTGGTTCTCCCCCTGCCCCGCCGCCTCTTGGTTCTCCCCCTGCCCCGCCGCCTCTTGGTTCTCCCCCTGCCCCGCCGCCTCTCGGTTCTCCCCCTGCCCCGCCGCCTCTCGGTTCTCCCCCCTGCCCCGCCGCCTCTCGGTTCTCCCCCTGCCCCGCCGCCTCTCGGTTCTCCCCCCTGCCCCGCCGCCGCTCGGTTCTCCCCCCTGCCCCGCCGCCTCTCGGTTCTCCCCCCTGCCCCGCCGCCTCTCGGTTCTCCCCCCTGCCCCGCCGCCTCTCGGTTCTCCCCCTGCCCCGCCGCCTCTCGGTTCTCCCCCTGCCCCGCCGCCTCTCGGTTCTCCCCCTGCCCCGCCGCCTCTCGGTTCTCCCCCCTGCCCCGCCGCCTCTCGGTTCTCCCCCCTGCCCCGCCGCCTCTCGGTTCTCCCCCCTGCCCCGCCGCCTCTCCCCCCTGCCCCGCCGCCTCTCGGTTCTCCCCCCTGCCCCGCCGCCTCTCCCCCCTGCCCCGCCGCCTCTCGGTTCTCCCCCCTGCCCCGCCGCCTCTCGGTTCTCCCCCCTGCCCCGCCGCCTCTCGGTTCTCCCCCCTGCCCCGCCGCCTCTCGGTTCTCCCCCCTGCCCCGCCGCCTCTCGGTTCTCCCCCCTGCCCCGCCGCCTCTCGGTTCTCCCCCCTGCCCCGCCGCCTCTCGGTTCTCCCCCCTGCCCCGCCGCCTCTCGGTTCTCCCCCTGCCCCGCCGCCTCTCGGTTCTCCCCCCTGCCCCGCCGCCTCTCGGTTCTCCCCCTGCCCCGCCGCCTCTCGGTTCTCCCCCTGCCCCGCCGCCTCTCGGTTCTCCCCCTGCCCCGCCGCCTCTCGGTTCTCCCCCCTGCCCCGCCGCCTCTCGGTTCTCCCCCCTGCCCCGCCGCCTCTCGGTTCTCCCCCCTGCCCCGCCGCCTCTCGGTTCTCCCCCCTGCCCCGCCGCCTCTCGGTTCTCCCCCCTGCCCCGCCGCCTCTCGGTTCTCCCCCCTGCCCCGCCGCCTCTCGGTTCTCCCCCCTGCCCCGCCGCCTCTCGGTTCTCCCCCTGCCCCGCCGCCTCTCGGTTCTCCCCCTGCCCCGCCGCCTCTCGGTTCTCCCCCTGCCCCGCCGCCTCTCGGTTATCCCCCCTGCCCCGCCGCCTCTCGGTTCTCCCCCTGCCCCGCCGCCTCTCGGTTCTCCCCCTGCCCCGCCGCCTCTCGGTTCTCCCCCTGCCCCGCCGCCTCTCGGTTCTCCCCCTGCCCCGCCGCCTCTCGGTTCTCCCCCtgcccctcctcttcttctcttcctacATAGTATCCAGTATTTCCAGTATGTTATCTATGGCTTGGCTTCATTCTTCTTCCTCTACTGCATCGTACTGCTGGCGGAGGGATTCTACACCACCAGCGCCACCAAGCAGACCTTCGGAGAGTTCAGGAGCACCCTGTGTGGACGCTGTCTTAGTAGCACGGTGAGAGAGTGGGGGAAATGGTGGAGAGGAGGTGTGACGGTAACAGGGTGGGGTGTGACGGTAACAGGGTGGGGTGTGACGGTAACTGGGTGGGGTGTGACGGGGTGGGGCGGAGGCGTAACGGGGCGGAGGCGTGGCGGAGGCGTGACGGTAACGGGGCGGAGGCGTAACGGGGCGGAGGCGTGACGGTAACGGGGCGGAGGCGTGACGGGGCGGAGGCGTGACGGGGCGGAGGCGGGGCGGAGGCGTGACGGGGCGGAGGCGTGACGGGGCGGAGGCGTGACGGGGCGGAGGCGTGACGGGGCGGAGACGGGGCGGAGGCGTGACGGGGCGGAGGCGTGACGGGGCGTGACGGTAACGGGGCGGAGGCGTGACGGTAACGGGGTGGGGCGGAGGTAAGAAGATAGTTGAGAGGATAGGGTGGAGGTGTGACGGTAACAGGGTGGGGGTGTGACGGTAACAAGGTGGGGCAGAGGTAAGAAGATAGTTGAGAGGATAGGGTGGAGGTAGAGTGGGGGCTGAGGCTAGTGGGGTAGAGGTAATAGAGTGAGGGTTAGTTTGAGGGTGGAGATGAGAGCTCAACAAAACTGATTCATTTCTGGCCTGTTATGATTCATAATACCTAAacatccatttctctctcccttcatctccagTTTATATTGATAACGTACCTGTTGGTGGTGGTGTGGCTGTTGGTGTTTGCCTTCTCTGCCTTACCTGTCTACTTCTTCTACAACATGGACACTACCTGCCACACCATTACCGTCCTGACTGAGACCCCAGCTAGCATCAACCAGCTCTGTATTGACGCCAGGCAGTACGGTAAGGACATCAAACATAAAGAACTATAGTGAGGTGATATCATCCATTATGTTCATCTATATGGTAACATGTAAACCTTACCTCACTGTAGTTCTCTACACGACCTAATCATCTATATGGTAACATGTAAACCTTACCTCACTGTAGTTCTCTATACGACCTAATCATCTATGGTGACATGTAAACCTTACCTCACTGTAGTTCTCTATACGACCTAATCATCTATATGGTAACATGTAAACCTTACCTCACTGTAGTTCTCTATATGACGTTACCATATAGATGATTAGATGTAAACCTTACCTCACTGTAGTTCTCTATATGACGTTACCATATAGATGATTAGATGTAAACCTTACCTCACTGTAGTTCTATACGACCTAATCATCTATATGGTGACATGTAAACCTTACCTCACTGTAGTTCTCTATACGACCTAATCATCTATGGTGACATGTAAACCTTACCTCACTGTAGTTCTCTATACTACCTAATCATCTATATTGTAACATGTAAACCTTACCTCACTGTAGTTCTCTATATGACCTAATCATCTATGGTGACATGTAAACCTTACCTCACTGTAGTTCTCTATACTACCTAATCATCTATGGTGACATGTAAACCTTACCTCACTGTAGTTCTCTATATGACCTAATCATCTATGGTGACATGTAAACCTTACCTCACTGTAGTTCTCTATATGACCTAATCATCTATGGTGACATGTAAACCTTACCTCACTGTAGTTCTCTATATGACCTAATCATCTATGGTGACATGTAAACCTTACCTCACTGTAGTTCTCTATATGACCTAATCATCTATGGTGACATGTAAACCTTACCTCACTGTAGTTCTCTATACTACCTAATCATCTATATTGTAACATGTAAACCTTACCTCACTGTAGTTCTCTATACTACCTAATCATCTATATTGTAACATGTAAACCTTACCTCACTGTAGTTCTCTATACGACCTAATCATCTATGGTGACATGTAAACCTTACCTCACTGTAGTTCTCTATACTACCTAATCATCTATATTGTAACATGTAAACCTTACCTCACTGTAGTTCTCTATACGACCTAATCATCTATATGGTGACATGTAAACCTTACCTCACTGTAGTTCTCTATATGACCTAATCATCTATATGGTAACATGTAAACCTTACCTCACTGTAGTTCTCTATACAACCTAATCATCTATATGGTAACATGTAAACCTTACCTCACTGTAGTTCTCTATATGACCTAATCATCTATATGGTGACATGTAAACCTTACCTCACTGTAGTTCTCTATATGACCTAATCATCTATATGGTAACATGTAAACCTTATCTCACTGTAGTTCTCTATATGACCTAATCATCTATATGGTGACATGTAAACCTTACCTCACTGTAGTTCTATATGACCTAATCATCTATATTGTAACATGTAAACCTTACCTCACTGTAGTTCTCTATACGACCTAATCATCTATATGGTAA is part of the Salvelinus fontinalis isolate EN_2023a chromosome 6, ASM2944872v1, whole genome shotgun sequence genome and harbors:
- the LOC129858426 gene encoding myelin proteolipid protein-like isoform X1, translating into MGCYDCCMKCLGGVPYCSLVATLLCFSGIALFCGCGHQALTETERLIETYFARNLQDYITLAYLIQYFQYVIYGLASFFFLYCIVLLAEGFYTTSATKQTFGEFRSTLCGRCLSSTFILITYLLVVVWLLVFAFSALPVYFFYNMDTTCHTITVLTETPASINQLCIDARQYGLLPWNAMPGKACGMTLSTVCKTREFRLTYDLYIATFAGAGITLLALLTYMVSTTYNFALLRYLGRKGIGTRC
- the LOC129858426 gene encoding myelin proteolipid protein-like isoform X2, with translation MGCYDCCMKCLGGVPYCSLVATLLCFSGIALFCGCGHQALTETERLIETYFARNLQDYITLAYLIQYFQYVIYGLASFFFLYCIVLLAEGFYTTSATKQTFGEFRSTLCGRCLSSTFILITYLLVVVWLLVFAFSALPVYFFYNMDTTCHTITVLTETPASINQLCIDARQYGLLPWNAMPGKACGMTLSTVCKTREFRLTYDLYIATFAGAGITLLALIHCSLQLAVRQVDLKEERRQEKEKRKSYELYGRLQKDIGGTMLSPYAPHIISDSLPPD